A DNA window from Brassica napus cultivar Da-Ae chromosome C1, Da-Ae, whole genome shotgun sequence contains the following coding sequences:
- the LOC106390780 gene encoding heat shock factor-binding protein-like: protein MDGHDSEDTKQSTADMTAFVQNLLQQMQSRFQTMSDSIITKIDDMGGRINELEQSINDLRAEMGVEGTPPAASKSGDEPKTPPSST, encoded by the exons ATG gaTGGGCATGATTCTGAGGATACTAAGCAGAGCACTGCTGATATGACTGCTTTT GTCCAAAATCTTCTGCAGCAGATG cAATCCAGGTTCCAGACAATGTCCGACTCCATCATCACAAAGA TCGATGACATGGGAGGCAGAATCAATGAGCTGGAGCAAAGCATCAATGATCTAAGAGCCGAGATGGGAGTTGAAGGCACTCCTCCTGCTGCCTCCAAATCAGGCGATGAACCCAAAACACCCCCTAGTTCCACTTGA
- the LOC106394593 gene encoding uveal autoantigen with coiled-coil domains and ankyrin repeats: protein MADQTTDSTSPSALVSASSPKKENTNPVDSKLTELSESRAELLNRIQNLKQDLQSWRGKLDTQVQVYREELSGLKKTLNLEVEQLREEFKDLKTTLNQQQDDVSASLKSLGLQENSKDSEGQMDKKSEAKEEKVEPLLIDENAKEAEHH from the exons ATGGCGGACCAAACAACCGATTCAACATCTCCTTCGGCTCTTGTCTCCGCATCGTCTCCG AAGAAAGAAAACACCAATCCTGTTGATTCCAAGCTCACT GAACTAAGCGAATCAAGGGCCGAGTTGCTTAACAGGATCCAAAATCTCAagcag GACTTGCAAAGTTGGAGAGGTAAGCTTGACACCCAAGTTCAAGTCTACCGTGAG GAGCTCTCTGGGCTGAAGAAGACTCTTAATCTTGAAGTTGAGCAGCTCCGTGAG GAATTCAAAGATCTTAAAACCACCTTGAATCAGCAGCAAGACGATGTCTCTGCTAGCCTCAAAAGCTTAGGC CTGCAAGAGAACTCTAAAGATTCTGAAGGGCAAATGGATAAGAAAAGCGAGGCGAAAGAAGAGAAAGTGGAACCTCTGTTGATTGATGAGAATGCTAAAGAAGCAGAGCATCATTAG
- the LOC106396617 gene encoding endoplasmic reticulum metallopeptidase 1 — MRKRHPKAVSDSASEPSSSSQQTDNNNDVLDKKVVDVRRSGKTWFSVLILIIYSSWAVYNHQHGNLPRPLTAKQAGKRGFSEIQAMKHVTALTQFGPHPVSSDALLHALEYVLAEVEQVKETAHFDVDVNVDFFESKSGVNRLVGGLFKGKSLVYSDISHIVVRIMPKYESEAGENAILVSSHIDTVFSTGGAGDCSSCVAVMLELARSVSQSAHGFKNSVIFLFNTGEEEGLNGAHSFITQHPWSSTVRLAVDLEAMGAGGKSAIFQAGPSPWAIENFAMAAKYPSGQIMGQDLFTSGVIKSATDFQVYKEVAGLSGLDFAFADNTAVYHTKNDKIELIKPGSLQHLGENMLAFLLRVGSSSDLPKDKTLETSSSDAAIYFDILGKYMVVYRQNFATMMYVSVIMQSMLIWVMSCLMGGYPALVSVILSCLSFILAWIFSVAFSVAVAFILPWISSSPVPYASYPLMTIGLFVSPAVLGSISGQHLAFSFLRKKPSNRNSNNMELSPTLRDNLAKLEAERWLFKAGFIQWFVLLVFGTYYKLGSTYLALVWLVPPAFAYGLLEATLTPIRFPKPLKLATLVISLAVPLLVSAGGFIRLAGTLIGMLIRFDRNPGGTPEWLGNVVVAVVIATFVSLTMVYLLAYIHLSGSKRSIVTALCIITALSLALVASGFLPAFTEDTVRAVNVVHVVDASGEEQASFISLSSNTPGNLNVEAEQIKEGFSCGRENKVDFVSFEAKYSCVSKKDAEVGWDKSDVPVLRVVNDEKGRGDDERRIMAVSMETGGSSRWILGIDMEVVEDFTLQVGEEEEDEELMIGRGEKSSGEDGWHQIQFSGGKKAPTKFVLKLYQKKGVEKKKMQRPVLKLRTDFDRITPQVQRVLERLPTYCSQFGKSTSPFTLAFLASLPYTK, encoded by the exons ATGAGGAAGCGTCATCCCAAGGCGGTTTCAGATTCGGCGTCAGAGCCATCATCTTCCAGTCAACAAACCGATAACAACAACGATGTCCTTGATAAGAAGGTGGTTGATGTTAGAAGGTCGGGGAAAACATGGTTCTCAGTGTTGATTCTCATCATATACTCGTCCTGGGCTGTTTACAACCACCAGCACGGGAACCTACCTCGTCCCTTAACCGCTAAACAAGCTGGCAAAAGGGGTTTCTCCGAGATTCAGGCTATGAAACACGTCACGGCTTTGACTCAGTTTGGTCCCCATCCTGTTTCTTCTGATGCTCTTCTCCACGCCCTTGAG TATGTGCTGGCGGAAGTTGAGCAAGTTAAAGAGACTGCTCACTTTGATGTTGATGTGAATGTTGACTTCTTCGAGTCTAAATCcggtgtgaaccggcttgtgGGTGGTCTTTTTAAAGGGAAGTCGCTTGTGTATTCAGATATAAGTCACATTGTAGTGAGAATCATGCCCAAGTATGAATCAGAAGCAGGAGAGAATGCTATCCTTGTCTCCTCTCACATTGATACTGTCTTCTCAAC AGGTGGGGCTGGAGATTGTAGTTCGTGTGTAGCTGTAATGCTGGAGCTAGCTCGGTCTGTTTCACAGTCTGCTCATGGATTTAAGAACTCTGTTATCTTCTTGTTCAATACTGGAGAGGAAGAAGGTCTTAATGGCGCTCATAGCTTCATTACTCAG CATCCATGGAGTTCCACAGTACGTTTAGCTGTTGATTTAGAGGCCATGGGTGCGGGTGGGAAGTCCGCTATTTTTCAG GCTGGTCCGAGTCCATGGGCTATTGAAAACTTTGCCATGGCCGCAAAATATCCATCTGGTCAGATCATGGGACAG GATCTGTTCACTTCCGGAGTCATAAAGTCTGCGACTGATTTTCAAGTATACAAGGAGGTTGCTGGTCTCTCAGGATTGGACTTTGCTTTTGCAGATAACACTGCTGTCTATCACACTAAG AATGATAAGATAGAGCTGATAAAACCAGGATCTCTCCAGCATCTTGGTGAAAACATGCTTGCTTTCCTCCTCCGTGTTGGTTCATCTTCTGATCTCCCAAAGGATAAAACACTCGAGACATCGAGCTCGGACGCAGCTATCTATTTTGACATTCTG GGGAAGTATATGGTTGTATACAGGCAAAACTTTGCGACAATGATGTATGTTTCAGTGATCATGCAATCGATGCTTATATGGGTTATGTCTTGCCTCATGGGTGGTTATCCGGCTCTTGTGTCGGTGATTCTGTCCTGTTTGAGTTTCATCCTCGCATGGATATTCTCAGTAGCTTTCTCGGTAGCTGTTGCCTTCATACTGCCCTGGATCTCTTCATCACCTGTGCCTTATGCTTCGTACCCATTGATGACGATTGGATTGTTTGTATCGCCTGCGGTTTTGGGGTCAATAAGTGGTCAGCACCTGGCCTTTAGTTTCCTTCGGAAGAAACCATCAAACCGAAACTCGAACAATATGGAACTCTCACCAACATTACGGGATAATTTGGCTAAGCTTGAGGCTGAGAGATGGCTGTTTAAAGCTGGTTTTATTCAGTGGTTTGTTCTTCTGGTCTTTGGAACCTATTATAAACTTGGATCAACTTACCTCGCTCTGGTTTGGCTCGTTCCTCCTGCATTTGCAT ATGGATTGCTTGAGGCGACTTTAACTCCAATCAGATTCCCAAAGCCCCTCAAACTTGCAACTCTCGTTATCAGCTTGGCTGTACCACTTTTGGTTTCAGCTGGCGGTTTTATCCGGTTAGCTGGCACATTGATCGGCATGCTCATTCGATTTGACAG GAACCCAGGTGGAACTCCAGAATGGCTAGGCAATGTTGTGGTTGCTGTTGTTATTGCTACTTTCGTAAGTCTGACTATGGTATACCTCCTGGCTTATATTCATCTCTCCG GTTCAAAAAGGTCGATTGTCACTGCACTATGCATCATCACTGCCCTCTCTCTTGCTCTTGTAGCTTCTGGTTTTCTTCCTGCATTCACTGAGGACACCGTGAGAGCCGTAAAT GTAGTACATGTTGTGGATGCAAGCGGGGAAGAACAAGCGTCGTTCATTTCTCTATCCTCAAACACTCCTGGAAACCTGAACGTGGAAGCAGAGCAGATCAAGGAAGGGTTCAGCTGTGGGAGAGAGAACAAGGTAGATTTCGTCAGTTTTGAAGCTAAGTACAGTTGTGTGAGCAAGAAGGACGCCGAGGTTGGATGGGACAAGAGCGATGTACCAGTTCTGCGTGTGGTAAACGACGAGAAAGGGAGAGGAGACGACGAGAGAAGAATCATGGCGGTTTCGATGGAGACAGGAGGGTCGTCGCGGTGGATTCTTGGGATTGATATGGAGGTAGTAGAAGACTTTACACTGCAAGTAggcgaggaggaggaggatgaagaGTTGATGATAGGACGTGGGGAGAAGAGCAGCGGCGAAGACGGATGGCATCAGATTCAGTTCTCTGGTGGGAAGAAGGCGCCTACAAAGTTTGTTCTCAAGCTTTACCAGAAGAAGggtgttgagaagaagaagatgcagaGACCTGTGTTGAAACTGAGAACTGACTTTGATCGTATCACTCCACAAGTGCAAAGGGTTCTCGAAAGACTTCCAACATATTGCTCACAGTTTGGAAAATCCACGTCTCCTTTTACTCTCGCTTTTCTTGCTTCTCTTCCTTACACTAAATAA